One window of the Chelonoidis abingdonii isolate Lonesome George chromosome 3, CheloAbing_2.0, whole genome shotgun sequence genome contains the following:
- the LOC116831605 gene encoding glutathione S-transferase-like — protein MAGKPKLHYTKGRGKMESVRWLLAAAGVEFEEEFIEAKEDLEKLRKDGALLFQQVPMVEIDGMKMVQTRAILSYIAGKHNLYGQDLRERALIDMYVEGTTDLMGMIMALPLQPPEAKEKNFALIIERATTRYFPVYEKVLKDHGQQFLVGNQFSWADVQLLEAILMAEEFKPDILSPFPQLQAFKGRISNIPTIKKFLQPGSQRKPPADDKFIAQVKKIFNM, from the exons ATGGCTGGAAAACCCAAACTGCACTACACTAAAGGAAGAGGTAAAATGGAATCTGTCCGATGGCTGTTAGCAGCAGCTGGGGTTGAG tTTGAAGAAGAGTTTATAGAAGCAAAGGAAGACTTGGAAAAGTTACGCAAGG aTGGAGCCCTGCTGTTTCAACAAGTGCCCATGGTGGAAATTGATGGGATGAAGATGGTGCAGACCAGAGCCATTCTCAGCTACATAGCAGGGAAACACAACCTCTATGGGCAGGACCTGAGGGAGAGAGCACT GATTGATATGTACGTGGAAGGAACAACAGATCTGATGGGAATGATCATGGCACTCCCTTTGCAACCGCCCGAGGCAAAGGAGAAGAATTTTGCCTTAATCATCGAGAGGGCCACAACCAGATACTTCCCAGTCTATGAAAAG GTTTTAAAAGACCATGgccagcagtttcttgttggtaACCAATTTAGCTGGGCGGATGTCCAATTGCTTGAGGCCATTTTAATGGCAGAAGAATTCAAGCCTGATATACTCTCCCCATTCCCTCAGTTACAG GCTTTTAAAGGAAGAATAAGCAACATCCCCACAATTAAGAAATTCTTGCAGCCTGGTAGCCAAAGGAAACCGCCAGCAGATGACAAGTTCATTGCACAGGTGAAGAAAATATTCAACATGTAA